The Lysinibacillus pakistanensis genome includes a window with the following:
- the ftsL gene encoding cell division protein FtsL produces the protein MAAVRVRQHQHQQVQQPITPPSPQPTIIRRKKTNQKFEKTMLLALVGIIVVLAVVVLNKQAAIQTTSMDIQKIEAEAEKIAKKNVDLTVRVSELSTYENIWKKAEELGLTQNEKNVKVVPGE, from the coding sequence ATGGCAGCAGTACGTGTAAGGCAGCACCAACATCAACAAGTGCAACAACCGATAACACCACCTAGTCCACAACCCACTATCATACGTCGTAAAAAAACGAACCAGAAGTTTGAAAAAACAATGCTACTTGCATTAGTTGGTATTATTGTTGTATTAGCGGTAGTCGTTTTAAATAAGCAAGCGGCTATTCAAACAACAAGTATGGACATTCAAAAAATTGAAGCAGAAGCAGAAAAGATTGCTAAAAAGAATGTTGACTTGACGGTTCGTGTAAGTGAACTTTCTACATACGAAAATATATGGAAAAAAGCGGAAGAACTCGGTTTAACTCAAAATGAGAAAAATGTAAAGGTAGTGCCGGGAGAATGA
- a CDS encoding ketopantoate reductase family protein: protein MKIAVIGAGAVGQLMASFFAESGLMVTLVSKRKEQVEELRANHLTRINVDGTKTVQKVAATTNLKELPQQDLIVIAVKYGQLNELYEQLSSLSKEVPLLFMQNGLAHFEEALKLAQKNIAFCTVSFGAQLIDTSTVQHRGVGVCKIALERGASDIFDRLLLLKNDLFPIQLVDNAQQILFEKAVLNSLINPLTAVLQVKNGELVTNKQAFLIMQTIYQELMEAFEEIEETIPFSKVIDLCEHTANNTSSMLSDRIQGRKSEIDTIVGVLLNKALIKGHHLPTLRTLYHQVLAIEECGERR from the coding sequence GTGAAGATAGCGGTTATAGGTGCTGGTGCTGTTGGGCAGCTAATGGCAAGCTTTTTTGCTGAGTCAGGTTTAATGGTTACATTGGTATCTAAAAGGAAAGAACAGGTAGAAGAGCTACGTGCAAATCATCTAACACGAATCAATGTTGATGGAACAAAAACTGTACAAAAAGTAGCTGCAACAACAAATTTAAAGGAGCTTCCGCAGCAAGATTTAATAGTGATAGCGGTTAAGTATGGTCAATTAAATGAGCTTTACGAACAATTGTCATCATTATCGAAAGAAGTTCCCTTACTATTTATGCAAAATGGGTTAGCACATTTTGAGGAAGCGCTAAAATTAGCGCAAAAAAATATAGCCTTTTGCACAGTGTCATTTGGCGCCCAACTGATAGATACGTCAACAGTACAGCATAGAGGTGTTGGTGTTTGTAAGATTGCGCTAGAAAGAGGAGCAAGTGATATATTCGATAGGCTATTACTCCTCAAAAATGATTTGTTTCCAATTCAATTGGTAGATAATGCTCAACAGATATTATTTGAGAAAGCTGTACTGAATAGCTTGATTAATCCGTTAACAGCTGTTTTGCAAGTGAAAAATGGAGAGTTAGTCACAAATAAACAAGCATTTTTAATAATGCAAACCATCTACCAAGAGCTAATGGAGGCTTTTGAAGAAATAGAAGAAACGATACCCTTTTCTAAAGTCATTGATTTATGTGAACACACAGCAAATAATACATCTTCCATGCTGTCAGATCGTATACAAGGGAGAAAAAGCGAAATTGATACGATTGTTGGAGTACTGCTCAATAAGGCTTTAATAAAAGGTCATCATTTGCCAACCTTGCGTACTTTATATCACCAAGTACTTGCAATTGAAGAGTGTGGTGAAAGACGTTGA
- a CDS encoding penicillin-binding protein, with the protein MKKKRFRFQWGAFLLMIFYGGLFFLLFTRMVTLQATGEAEGQELAARAAAKYSKESAITANRGKIYDRTGQVIAEDTLSYRLIAVVNEKATTDKKKPRHVVDPEKTAEILSQYIHMNKEDAKNKEAIYKQLTRLKENGEKPYQVEFGSAGRGISHQVMSEIVDEKLPGILFVNDLKRYYPNGIFASHLIGFAVKEENKDHTFTTKGKMGLELTYNKELSGKDGKIEYETDAFSYLLPNSEKMVTPAKNGDDIYLTIDKTIQSFLEEAMSQVEKEYDPESMTAVVAESKTGKILAMTQRPTFNPDTREGTNMKWLNDVIEETIEPGSTMKTFTLASAIDTNTWPPNAWYKSGRYRVLDREVRDHNKGNGWGTITYLEGFQRSSNTAMAHLLKLIGEDVFYDYLDKFGFGKKTGIDLPNEAAGTLLSKYPIQRVTTTFGQGSTVTPIQLVQAMTAIANDGKMMQPYVIDQIVDPSTEKIIQNHKPIEKGQPVSADTAKQVREILASTLTAEHGTAKDFILNEYEVAGKTGTAQIPKASGGYLANDYLYSFLGMAPVDNPQLIMYVSVTKPKLKIGENGSVPVSKIFKPVMLNSLKYLNVNTEDVKQVDNAAIQDYTGQSAEAVQVELANDGLQPVVVGSGGKIIDQYPKGPQKLIKGNFVFLKTEGDISLPDFTDWSLRNVLVFKSMADLEIEVVGEGFVASQSVSAGTVISDSSPIVVKLKTPAESYIKDVEATSDDEVEQIVDQ; encoded by the coding sequence ATGAAAAAAAAGAGATTTCGATTCCAATGGGGAGCCTTTCTATTAATGATTTTTTATGGAGGGCTCTTTTTTCTATTATTCACAAGAATGGTGACATTACAGGCGACAGGTGAGGCAGAAGGACAGGAGCTTGCGGCACGAGCAGCTGCAAAGTATAGCAAGGAAAGTGCCATAACAGCAAATCGTGGTAAGATTTATGATCGGACTGGACAAGTTATAGCAGAGGATACGCTAAGCTATCGCTTAATCGCAGTCGTCAATGAAAAGGCCACGACGGATAAAAAAAAACCGCGACATGTTGTAGATCCAGAAAAAACAGCTGAAATTTTATCGCAGTATATTCATATGAATAAAGAGGATGCAAAGAATAAGGAAGCGATTTATAAACAGCTAACAAGGTTAAAGGAAAATGGAGAAAAACCTTATCAAGTTGAATTTGGTAGTGCAGGACGAGGAATTAGCCATCAGGTTATGAGTGAAATCGTAGATGAGAAATTGCCTGGGATTCTATTTGTAAATGATTTGAAACGCTATTATCCAAATGGGATTTTTGCCTCACATTTAATTGGCTTCGCAGTGAAAGAGGAAAATAAAGATCATACGTTCACAACAAAAGGTAAGATGGGGCTTGAATTAACCTATAACAAAGAGTTATCTGGAAAAGACGGTAAAATTGAATACGAGACAGATGCTTTTAGTTATCTATTGCCAAATAGCGAAAAAATGGTGACACCCGCCAAAAATGGGGATGATATTTATTTAACAATAGATAAAACAATTCAAAGCTTTTTAGAGGAAGCGATGTCACAGGTTGAAAAGGAGTATGATCCTGAATCCATGACAGCTGTTGTGGCAGAATCAAAAACCGGGAAAATACTGGCGATGACCCAGCGCCCAACATTTAATCCTGATACACGGGAAGGGACAAATATGAAATGGCTAAACGATGTGATTGAGGAAACCATTGAACCAGGCTCAACAATGAAAACGTTCACGCTTGCCTCAGCTATTGATACAAATACATGGCCACCAAATGCTTGGTATAAGTCAGGGCGATATAGAGTTCTTGATCGTGAAGTTAGAGACCATAATAAAGGGAACGGTTGGGGTACCATTACGTATTTAGAAGGATTCCAGCGTTCATCTAATACGGCAATGGCACATTTATTAAAGCTTATTGGCGAGGATGTCTTTTATGATTATTTAGATAAATTTGGTTTTGGCAAGAAAACAGGTATTGATTTACCGAATGAGGCAGCAGGTACACTTTTATCAAAATACCCGATTCAACGTGTTACAACAACATTTGGTCAAGGCTCTACGGTTACGCCAATTCAGCTTGTACAGGCGATGACAGCAATAGCGAATGATGGAAAAATGATGCAGCCTTATGTCATTGATCAAATTGTAGATCCATCGACAGAAAAAATCATTCAAAATCATAAGCCGATTGAAAAAGGACAGCCAGTTTCTGCTGACACAGCGAAGCAAGTAAGGGAAATCCTTGCATCTACTTTAACTGCTGAGCATGGGACAGCAAAGGACTTTATCCTTAATGAATATGAAGTTGCAGGTAAAACAGGAACTGCCCAAATACCGAAAGCAAGTGGCGGTTATCTTGCCAATGATTATCTGTATTCGTTCCTAGGAATGGCGCCAGTTGATAATCCTCAGCTTATTATGTACGTCTCAGTAACAAAACCTAAGCTTAAAATAGGGGAAAATGGTTCTGTTCCAGTGTCAAAAATATTTAAGCCAGTTATGCTAAATAGTTTAAAGTATTTAAATGTTAATACAGAAGATGTCAAACAGGTGGATAATGCAGCAATCCAAGACTACACAGGTCAAAGTGCTGAGGCGGTACAGGTAGAGCTTGCAAATGATGGACTACAGCCAGTTGTTGTTGGAAGCGGCGGGAAAATCATTGACCAGTATCCGAAAGGTCCTCAAAAACTAATTAAAGGTAATTTTGTGTTTTTAAAAACAGAAGGTGATATTTCCCTACCAGATTTTACTGATTGGTCGTTGCGCAATGTACTTGTTTTCAAATCAATGGCTGATCTAGAGATAGAGGTTGTGGGTGAGGGCTTTGTAGCGAGCCAAAGTGTATCCGCAGGTACAGTAATTTCAGATAGTTCACCGATAGTTGTGAAGCTGAAAACACCAGCAGAAAGCTATATAAAAGACGTTGAAGCAACATCTGATGATGAAGTTGAACAAATTGTTGATCAATAG
- the rsmH gene encoding 16S rRNA (cytosine(1402)-N(4))-methyltransferase RsmH — MFDHTTVLLKETVDGLNIDPDGIYVDCTLGGAGHSEYLVQQLSDKGRLICFDQDMTAINNAKLRLAPYIERVTFIHSNFRNLKEELFALGIEQVDGVLYDLGVSSPQLDTPERGFSYHHDAPLDMRMDQTATLTAFHVVNEWAYEDLVRIFFRYGEEKFSKQVARKIEEARKVAPIETTGQLVELIKEGIPAAARRKGGHPAKRIFQAIRIAVNDELGAAEDSLVDAIDMINVGGRISVITFHSLEDRLCKTIFKEASSLPELPPNLPVIPDDMKPTLKLITRKPIVPSDEELEVNNRARSAKLRVVEKINDKGRE, encoded by the coding sequence ATGTTCGATCATACAACCGTGCTATTAAAAGAAACTGTTGACGGGTTGAACATCGATCCTGATGGAATCTATGTGGACTGTACGCTAGGTGGCGCAGGGCATAGTGAATATTTAGTACAACAACTATCTGATAAGGGCCGTTTAATTTGCTTTGATCAAGATATGACAGCTATTAACAATGCGAAATTACGATTAGCACCGTATATCGAACGTGTGACGTTTATCCATTCTAATTTTCGAAATTTGAAAGAGGAATTATTCGCACTTGGTATCGAGCAAGTAGATGGTGTTTTATATGATTTAGGTGTTTCATCGCCACAGCTAGATACACCAGAACGAGGCTTTAGTTATCATCATGATGCACCATTAGATATGCGTATGGATCAAACAGCAACACTTACAGCATTTCATGTTGTGAATGAATGGGCATATGAAGATTTAGTACGTATCTTTTTTAGGTATGGAGAAGAGAAGTTTTCAAAGCAGGTTGCTCGTAAAATCGAAGAGGCACGTAAGGTGGCACCGATTGAAACAACTGGTCAACTTGTAGAACTTATAAAAGAGGGTATTCCAGCAGCGGCACGCCGTAAAGGTGGACATCCAGCAAAGCGCATATTCCAAGCAATACGAATTGCTGTAAATGATGAGCTAGGCGCAGCAGAGGATTCATTAGTCGATGCGATTGATATGATAAACGTAGGTGGACGCATTAGTGTCATTACGTTCCATTCATTGGAGGACCGCCTATGCAAAACTATTTTTAAGGAAGCGTCATCATTACCGGAATTACCACCAAATTTACCTGTAATTCCTGATGACATGAAGCCAACTTTAAAGCTTATTACGAGAAAGCCGATTGTTCCATCTGATGAGGAGCTTGAGGTTAACAATCGTGCACGTTCAGCGAAGCTTAGAGTGGTGGAGAAAATTAACGACAAAGGGCGTGAGTAA
- a CDS encoding stage V sporulation protein D has protein sequence MKWISIHSKKRLRILYVLFMGVAVAIVIRLFFLQVLDQKELTKKAEENWDREIPFANERGHITDRDGQSIVTNKLAPTLYFMPSQSKDIEGAAAKIAQVLDVDEQKLLEKMKKKEYLVKLAPEGKNIPYEKAVQLQGMQIEGLYSGVDYARDYPYGTMLSRFLGFTGYDAQGLAGIEYEYDKLLHANSSAIRLFTDAKGNNLPNVASAWKPGEDGATIELSIDVDVQQVVERELSQAMERYEADQALAIAMNPNNGEILALASYPTFHPAEYQIVEPAIYNRNLPVWMTYEPGSTFKIITLSAALEENLVDLEHDTFYDPGYTMVAGARLRCWNRGGHGHETFLEVVENSCNPGFIELGQRLGSERLLQYIKDFGFGQKTGSNIAGEASGILFSKEAFGPVEQATTSFGQGVAVTPIQQVQAVAAAINGGKLYTPYVVKKIFNPNTGEVIKETEPEVKKQVIREETSAKVRGALESVVAKGSGRQAYRDGLRIGGKTGTAQKVENGRYKSGEYIVSFIGFAPADNPQIVVYVAVDNPKKTTQFGGVVAAPIVGQIIEDVAPFVGIEKSKEQLEKDYRWGDPITVKVPSFIGQTKDDIAKQHYPFRIEWHGEGTKIGNQLPEVDSVIKQDGTIHLYLEN, from the coding sequence ATGAAGTGGATTTCTATCCATTCTAAAAAACGTTTACGTATTTTATATGTATTATTTATGGGTGTTGCAGTAGCCATTGTCATTAGATTGTTCTTCTTACAGGTACTAGATCAAAAAGAGCTGACAAAGAAGGCAGAAGAGAATTGGGACAGAGAAATTCCTTTTGCAAATGAACGCGGTCATATAACAGATCGTGATGGGCAAAGTATTGTCACAAATAAGCTTGCCCCCACTCTTTATTTCATGCCTTCTCAAAGCAAAGATATTGAAGGCGCTGCTGCGAAGATAGCACAGGTGCTCGATGTTGATGAACAAAAGCTATTGGAGAAAATGAAGAAGAAAGAATATTTAGTGAAGTTGGCACCGGAAGGAAAAAATATTCCCTATGAAAAAGCGGTGCAGCTACAAGGGATGCAAATCGAAGGCTTATATAGTGGGGTCGATTATGCAAGGGATTACCCATACGGCACAATGCTCTCACGATTTTTAGGTTTTACAGGCTATGATGCCCAAGGGTTAGCAGGCATTGAATATGAATATGATAAACTACTCCATGCTAATTCCTCTGCCATTCGCCTTTTTACAGACGCCAAGGGCAATAACTTACCAAATGTTGCAAGTGCTTGGAAGCCGGGAGAAGATGGAGCAACGATTGAGCTTTCAATTGATGTAGATGTGCAACAGGTCGTGGAGCGTGAATTATCTCAGGCTATGGAGCGTTATGAGGCTGACCAAGCGTTAGCTATTGCAATGAATCCCAACAATGGCGAGATTTTAGCATTAGCCTCCTATCCAACCTTCCATCCTGCAGAATATCAAATTGTTGAACCCGCTATCTATAATCGGAATTTACCTGTATGGATGACCTATGAGCCTGGATCAACGTTCAAAATTATTACCTTGAGTGCAGCACTAGAAGAGAATTTAGTGGATTTAGAACATGATACGTTCTATGACCCAGGCTATACAATGGTTGCTGGCGCTAGATTGCGTTGCTGGAATCGTGGTGGGCATGGTCATGAAACATTCCTTGAAGTTGTAGAGAATTCATGTAACCCGGGATTCATAGAATTAGGACAAAGACTTGGCAGTGAAAGATTACTACAATATATTAAGGATTTTGGTTTTGGTCAAAAGACAGGGTCTAATATTGCAGGTGAAGCCTCGGGAATATTATTTTCTAAAGAAGCCTTTGGACCAGTGGAGCAGGCTACAACTTCTTTCGGTCAAGGGGTGGCGGTTACGCCTATTCAACAAGTACAGGCAGTTGCCGCAGCTATAAATGGAGGCAAGCTTTATACGCCATATGTTGTGAAGAAGATTTTTAATCCAAATACTGGGGAAGTTATTAAGGAGACTGAACCAGAAGTTAAAAAACAGGTTATTCGTGAGGAGACATCTGCCAAGGTTCGAGGTGCATTAGAATCAGTTGTAGCAAAGGGCTCTGGACGCCAGGCCTACCGAGATGGCTTACGTATTGGAGGGAAAACGGGAACAGCACAGAAAGTAGAGAATGGGCGTTATAAAAGCGGTGAATATATCGTATCTTTTATCGGCTTCGCTCCAGCGGATAATCCACAGATTGTTGTGTATGTAGCGGTGGATAACCCAAAGAAAACAACTCAATTTGGTGGTGTTGTTGCAGCTCCGATTGTTGGTCAGATTATTGAAGATGTTGCACCTTTTGTTGGCATTGAAAAATCGAAGGAACAGCTTGAAAAGGATTATCGTTGGGGTGATCCAATCACTGTGAAGGTACCAAGCTTTATTGGTCAAACGAAGGATGATATTGCGAAGCAGCATTATCCATTCCGTATTGAATGGCATGGTGAAGGAACTAAAATTGGTAATCAACTGCCTGAAGTGGATAGTGTTATCAAACAAGATGGCACAATTCATTTGTATTTGGAGAACTAA
- the mraZ gene encoding division/cell wall cluster transcriptional repressor MraZ: protein MFMGEYQHSVDAKGRLIVPAKFREALGETFVVTRGLDNCLFGYPMDEWRKLEEKLKGLPMTKKDTRAFARFFFSGATEVEIDKQGRINIPSTLMQHAHLVKECVVLGVSNRIEIWAKDAWETYFSESEQSFNEIAENMIGFDF from the coding sequence ATGTTCATGGGAGAATATCAACACTCTGTTGATGCGAAAGGACGATTAATCGTGCCCGCAAAATTTCGTGAAGCCTTAGGCGAAACGTTTGTTGTAACACGCGGACTCGATAATTGTTTATTTGGCTATCCTATGGATGAATGGCGAAAACTCGAAGAAAAATTAAAGGGCTTACCGATGACCAAAAAAGATACCCGTGCATTTGCAAGGTTCTTCTTTTCAGGGGCAACGGAAGTAGAAATAGACAAGCAGGGTCGTATCAATATTCCTTCAACTCTTATGCAACATGCGCATCTTGTGAAAGAATGTGTTGTGCTAGGTGTTTCGAATCGAATAGAAATATGGGCAAAAGATGCTTGGGAGACTTACTTTAGTGAGTCTGAGCAATCCTTTAATGAAATTGCAGAAAATATGATTGGCTTTGATTTTTAA
- a CDS encoding DUF3397 domain-containing protein, whose protein sequence is MKDFLHIVISVIIFCPILLFMIVYLIGRKVKIRGTHAFGAASDVTTFCLFFSVPLAIGVLWSVNVGVLLVMLALTMAMIFTYIDWRTKKEIEVKPLLKKIWRFQFLVLSTAYVVICIVGIIQSVIEYLQAV, encoded by the coding sequence TTGAAAGATTTTTTACATATTGTGATTAGTGTCATTATTTTTTGCCCAATTCTTCTATTTATGATTGTTTATTTAATTGGTAGAAAGGTAAAAATCCGAGGTACACATGCTTTTGGGGCTGCTTCAGATGTAACAACATTTTGTTTATTTTTTTCAGTGCCGTTAGCGATAGGTGTTCTATGGAGTGTTAATGTTGGTGTGCTTTTAGTCATGCTAGCACTGACGATGGCTATGATTTTTACATATATTGATTGGCGAACAAAAAAAGAAATTGAAGTGAAGCCACTGCTGAAAAAAATTTGGCGTTTTCAATTTTTAGTACTAAGTACTGCCTATGTTGTTATTTGTATTGTTGGAATAATTCAATCCGTTATAGAATATTTACAGGCTGTCTAA
- the mraY gene encoding phospho-N-acetylmuramoyl-pentapeptide-transferase translates to MKLATTLTILALAFIVTVILAPISIPLLRRLKFGQSIREEGPKSHMKKAGTPTMGGIIFLIAIILTTVGVGSFLDLFTTQTIVLLLVLAGFGLIGLLDDGLKVIFKRNLGLTSLQKLIGQIVIAVLAYFLLHVGSFDTTLAIPFTDLTFDLGIFYVAFLIFWLVGFSNAVNLTDGLDGLVAGTASIAFAAFGVIALFQDQADIALFAFAVTGALLGFLLFNANPAKVFMGDTGSLALGGALAMVSVLIKEEFLLLLVGLVFVIETLSVILQVGSFKLRKKRIFKMSPIHHHFELSGWSEWKVVLVFWSTALAVALIAVLSEAFL, encoded by the coding sequence ATGAAACTCGCAACAACGCTTACCATTTTAGCTCTTGCTTTTATAGTAACAGTTATTCTGGCACCAATTAGTATTCCTCTTCTTCGTCGACTTAAATTCGGTCAAAGTATTCGTGAAGAAGGACCAAAATCACATATGAAAAAAGCAGGTACTCCAACAATGGGGGGCATTATTTTCTTAATTGCTATTATCCTCACTACTGTTGGTGTAGGAAGCTTTTTAGATTTATTTACCACACAAACCATCGTACTGTTGTTAGTATTAGCTGGATTTGGCTTAATCGGCCTACTAGATGACGGCTTAAAGGTTATTTTTAAACGTAACCTTGGTTTAACATCCCTGCAAAAGCTAATTGGTCAAATCGTCATCGCAGTTTTGGCTTATTTCTTACTACATGTAGGATCATTTGATACAACGCTGGCTATACCATTTACAGACTTGACATTTGATTTAGGGATTTTCTATGTAGCCTTTTTAATTTTCTGGTTGGTTGGCTTCTCAAATGCAGTAAATTTAACAGATGGTCTAGATGGACTTGTGGCAGGTACAGCTTCTATTGCCTTTGCAGCCTTTGGTGTTATTGCGCTATTCCAAGATCAAGCTGATATTGCTTTATTTGCATTTGCAGTAACAGGTGCATTATTAGGGTTTCTATTGTTTAATGCAAATCCTGCAAAGGTATTTATGGGAGATACAGGATCATTAGCCTTAGGTGGAGCTTTAGCTATGGTGTCTGTATTGATAAAAGAGGAATTCTTATTGTTATTAGTGGGATTAGTGTTTGTGATTGAAACATTATCCGTTATTTTACAGGTAGGTAGCTTTAAGCTTCGTAAAAAACGTATTTTTAAAATGAGTCCTATCCATCACCATTTTGAATTATCAGGTTGGTCAGAGTGGAAAGTGGTCCTTGTCTTTTGGTCAACCGCTTTAGCAGTAGCATTGATTGCAGTCTTATCGGAGGCGTTCTTATGA
- the bshC gene encoding bacillithiol biosynthesis cysteine-adding enzyme BshC, translated as MKLESIQVPIKNRVLADYWSPKTAIHEYFEYEYNDQSFEKRVRYLEQHAKDQKEIAAIIHQFMEPLGISKKSNEHLQQLEQGAVTVVGGQQAGILTGPLYSVHKAISVIKLAKEQSLKLQRPVVPVFWIAGEDHDLEEINHTYTVQGVEVKKRVYGERSRRKTMASATSINKETMTQLMNTIAKDFGETEFTEALMKQLIDTLNKSETFTDFFAQLMNQLFKDEGLLLIDATNYKLRQYESGNFTHIIQHNEEIARVVTEKEKQLERAGYGKPILATNEAANLFFVEDGERHLLERKNQSFVNLAANIKLSREQMMEIATNQPERLSNNVVTRPLMQEMVLPVLAFVGGPGELAYWATLKDAFSVLGLQMPIFAPRLHITIVTRHVEQLLREQQLTVADVWAGKALQLKEQFIAEVQDQEAKSQIQTMQQELFDKYNQLASYLKEQHVSLDKILVKNKENHQKQFDYLQQKIEQSILHKHETTIRKFMTLQNELCPNEGYQERSYNPYQYINEFGPMLVTEMLKHNYSIGNLHYLLYI; from the coding sequence ATGAAACTGGAGTCTATCCAAGTACCCATAAAAAATCGTGTGCTAGCAGATTATTGGTCACCGAAAACTGCCATTCATGAGTATTTTGAATATGAATATAACGATCAATCTTTTGAAAAACGTGTGCGATATTTAGAACAGCATGCAAAAGACCAAAAAGAAATAGCAGCAATCATTCACCAATTTATGGAGCCTCTTGGAATATCGAAGAAATCAAATGAGCATTTACAGCAACTAGAGCAAGGAGCTGTTACAGTTGTTGGTGGGCAACAAGCTGGTATTTTAACAGGTCCTCTTTACTCAGTGCATAAGGCAATATCTGTTATAAAGTTAGCAAAAGAACAAAGCTTAAAGCTTCAACGGCCAGTTGTTCCTGTGTTTTGGATAGCTGGTGAGGATCATGACTTAGAAGAGATAAACCATACGTATACAGTGCAGGGTGTAGAGGTGAAAAAACGTGTCTACGGAGAACGCTCTAGACGTAAAACGATGGCTTCTGCTACAAGTATTAACAAAGAAACCATGACACAATTAATGAATACCATTGCAAAGGATTTTGGTGAAACAGAATTCACTGAAGCGCTTATGAAACAACTGATTGATACGCTAAATAAGAGTGAAACATTTACGGATTTCTTTGCACAACTTATGAATCAGCTATTCAAGGATGAGGGCTTGTTGCTTATAGATGCAACAAATTATAAACTTCGTCAGTATGAGAGCGGAAACTTTACTCATATTATTCAACATAACGAAGAAATTGCTAGAGTAGTAACAGAGAAAGAAAAACAGCTTGAACGTGCAGGGTATGGTAAGCCTATTTTAGCGACAAATGAAGCGGCAAATCTATTTTTTGTTGAAGATGGAGAACGTCATCTTTTAGAAAGAAAGAATCAATCATTTGTTAATTTAGCAGCAAATATTAAATTGTCTCGAGAACAGATGATGGAGATAGCTACGAATCAACCTGAGAGATTGAGTAATAATGTTGTAACGCGTCCTCTTATGCAGGAAATGGTATTACCAGTACTTGCGTTTGTTGGTGGTCCAGGAGAACTGGCTTATTGGGCAACGTTAAAGGATGCTTTTTCGGTACTAGGCCTACAGATGCCTATCTTTGCTCCACGACTGCATATTACAATTGTTACACGCCATGTGGAACAATTATTACGTGAGCAACAATTAACAGTTGCTGATGTATGGGCTGGAAAGGCATTACAGCTTAAAGAACAATTTATTGCTGAAGTCCAGGACCAAGAAGCAAAATCTCAAATCCAAACTATGCAACAAGAGCTTTTTGATAAATATAATCAGCTTGCATCTTACTTAAAAGAACAGCATGTATCATTAGATAAAATACTTGTAAAAAATAAAGAAAATCATCAAAAACAGTTTGACTATTTACAGCAAAAGATTGAACAATCTATACTTCATAAGCATGAAACAACCATTCGTAAATTTATGACATTACAAAATGAGCTATGTCCAAATGAGGGGTATCAGGAAAGAAGTTATAATCCATACCAATATATCAATGAGTTTGGACCTATGTTAGTAACTGAAATGCTTAAGCATAATTATAGCATTGGAAATCTCCACTATTTACTGTATATATAA